One Malaclemys terrapin pileata isolate rMalTer1 chromosome 7, rMalTer1.hap1, whole genome shotgun sequence genomic region harbors:
- the LOC128840951 gene encoding basic helix-loop-helix transcription factor scleraxis-like: MKARCTPEPVRAGGFPSYSVSALPCHRNARVQREEAVEEGRGLQGSARDFQPAGVTRWKVTDGRFPQGSVSLNPGGLALVRTTDWGTPPGLQGKRELAGWGYDPLAGAWIRRRRRLAANARERRRMLALNVAFDRLRSVIPALRNEKKLSKAETLQMAKIYISMLSELLQRGKGAGGPRDTGQTLAVQKGGSTQRPDTAVPPSTEKCSSILPPAQNSSQALNSLRSAATEPRATRS; encoded by the coding sequence ATGAAAGCCCGCTGCACTCCGGAGCCAGTAAGGGCGGGTGGCTTTCCCAGCTACAGTGTCTCAGCGCTGCCCTGCCACCGCAATGCCCGGGTGCAAAGGGAGGAGGCGgtagaggaggggagagggttaCAGGGAAGCGCAAGGGATTTCCAGCCCGCCGGTGTTACACGCTGGAAAGTGACCGATGGCCGCTTTCCCCAGGGATCCGTGAGCCTGAATCCAGGGGGATTGGCACTAGTGCGCACCACAGACTGGGGGACCCCGCCTGGGctccaggggaagagagagctgGCGGGCTGGGGATACGATCCTTTAGCGGGGGCCTGGATCAGACGGCGCCGGCGGCTGGCGGCCAATGCCCGGGAAAGGAGGCGGATGCTGGCTTTGAACGTGGCCTTTGATCGTCTGCGGAGCGTCATCCCAGCGCTGCGTAACGAAAAGAAACTGTCCAAAGCGGAGACTCTGCAGATGGCCAAGATCTACATCTCCATGCTAAGcgagctgctgcagcggggaAAAGGCGCGGGCGGCCCGCGGGACACGGGGCAGACACTGGCCGTGCAGAAGGGGGGAAGCACCCAGCGCCCAGATACGGCTGTGCCCCCATCCACCGAGAAATGCAGCTCTATACTTCCACCAGCCCAGAACTCATCCCAGGCTCTTAATTCACTACGGAGTGCCGCCACGGAGCCGAGAGCCACACGATCCTGA